From one Musa acuminata AAA Group cultivar baxijiao chromosome BXJ2-6, Cavendish_Baxijiao_AAA, whole genome shotgun sequence genomic stretch:
- the LOC135615618 gene encoding uncharacterized protein LOC135615618 — MEDDGDDWLAADKLEHLLACFAIAILVAALAGRSRHAFLRRRSVALGSIAALVAGAGKEAGDEIGLWHSAGASSKDAAADVLGVLLAAVFLSISRRFWPSSRREIEVAAEDSIV; from the coding sequence ATGGAGGACGACGGCGACGACTGGTTGGCCGCCGACAAGCTCGAGCACCTCCTCGCCTGCTTCGCCATCGCCATCCTCGTCGCCGCCCTCGCTGGCCGGAGCCGCCACGCCTTCCTCCGCCGGCGGAGCGTTGCCCTCGGCTCCATCGCGGCCCTTGTCGCCGGGGCTGGCAAGGAGGCCGGGGACGAGATCGGACTCTGGCATTCTGCCGGCGCCTCCTCCAAGGACGCTGCGGCTGACGTCCTGGGCGTGCTTCTGGCCGCCgtcttcctctccatctccaGGAGGTTCTGGCCCTCCTCCCGACGCGAGATCGAAGTGGCTGCAGAGGATTCGATTGTCTAG
- the LOC135615616 gene encoding cyclin-T1-3-like isoform X1, with amino-acid sequence MAGDPSHHELVEISPYRFSHDSHEEDKLPGATWYLSRRDIEENSPSRRDGIDLKKETYLRKSYCTFLQDLGMRLKVPQVTIATAIVFCHRFFLRQSHAKNDRRTIATVCMFLAGKVEETPRPLKDVILVSYEIMHKKDPAAVQRIKQREVYEQQKELILLGERLVLATLGFDLNVQHPYKPLVEAIKKFKIAQNALAQVAWNFVNDGLRTSLCLQFKPHHIAAGAIFLAAKFLKVKLPSDGEKVWWQEFDVTPRQLEEISNQMLELYEQNRPAPTAHGNETEGSSASGANHRAPAKAPVELEEPTTQSGYSQVSKNATLQSTGPASSSTLSLPEQFHSDKLSGNRSVLHADGNEHARHEPRPGTSDNKVEGKDWWHHELVNNPETTGSRSHYGPEQEVEELAIPATDGMAETKERIPVYNEGSKVHSPMMAAMKKIDKDKVKAALEKRRKSRADIAKKVDLLDEDDLIERELEHGVELAVEDERNKLKSHSWSKPTYRQEPDHIIENGYHGAEKAMENAEEGELSVDSQDIQSLETGNQKRKAVSPPGRHFSAKDVYDLPHYHASSSKSQETYDDFRPSGRFDRADRDHKKLRQENQV; translated from the exons ATGGCTGGGGATCCTTCACATCATGAATTGGTGGAGATTAGTCCCTACAGGTTCTCCCATGACAGCCATGAAGAAGATAAGTTGCCTGGAGCTACTTGGTATTTAAGTCGTAGGGATATTGAAGAGAACTCTCCATCTAGGAGAGATGGCATTGATCTCAAGAAAGAAACTTATCTTCGGAAGTCTTATTGCACATTTTTGCAAGATCTAGGCATGAGACTAAAAGT ACCGCAAGTAACAATAGCTACTGCAATTGTATTCTGTCACCGTTTTTTTCTTCGCCAATCACATGCAAAAAATGATAGGAGA ACCATTGCTACTGTTTGCATGTTTTTGGCGGGAAAGGTGGAAGAAACTCCTCGACCATTGAAGGACGTCATTCTCGTTTCTTATGAGATTATGCATAAAAAGGATCCTGCTGCAGTCCAAAGAATCAAACAGAGG GAAGTATATGAACAGCAGAAAGAACTGATTTTACTTGGGGAACGGTTGGTACTTGCAACTCTTGGTTTTGACTTAAATGTGCAGCATCCATACAAGCCTCTTGTTGAAGCAATAAAGAAGTTTAAGATAGCTCAAAATGCCCTTGCACAAGTTGCTTGGAATTTTGTCAATGATGG GCTTCGTACTTCACTTTGCCTGCAATTTAAGCCCCATCATATAGCTGCTGGTGCCATCTTCCTGGCTGCCAAGTTTCTAAAAGTAAAGCTTCCTTCAGATGGTGAGAAGGTATGGTGGCAGGAATTTGATGTTACTCCTCGACAGTTGGAAG AGATTAGCAACCAAATGTTGGAACTTTATGAGCAAAACCGTCCGGCACCAACAGCCCATGGAAATGAAACTGAAGGTAGTTCTGCCAGTGGAGCTAATCACCGAGCTCCTGCAAAAGCTCCTGTTGAGCTCGAGGAGCCTACCACACAAAGTGGGTATTCTCAGGTGTCAAAAAATGCTACCCTGCAAAGTACTGGCCCAGCAAGCTCATCTACTCTTTCTCTGCCTGAACAATTTCACTCGGATAAGCTTAGTGGGAACCGCAGTGTTTTGCATGCTGATGGTAATGAACATGCACGGCATGAGCCTAGACCTGGAACTTCTGATAATAAAGTGGAAGGAAAGGATTGGTGGCATCATGAACTAGTGAACAATCCAGAAACCACTGGCAGCAGATCACATTATGGGCCCGAACAAGAAGTAGAAGAGCTTGCAATTCCTGCAACAGATGGCATGGCTGAAACAAAAGAAAGGATTCCTGTCTATAATGAAGGTTCTAAAGTTCACTCTCCCATGATGGCTGCTATGAAAAAGATCGACAAGGACAAGGTGAAGGCTGCTTTGGAGAAAAGGAGAAAATCTCGAGCTGATATTGCCAAAAAAGTGGATCTGTTGGATGAAGATGACCTCATTGAGAGGGAGTTGGAACATGGTGTTGAATTGGCAGTTGAGGATGAGAGAAACAAACTGAAGAGTCATAGCTGGTCCAAACCTACTTACCGACAGGAACCAGACCATATAATTGAGAATGGCTACCATGGGGCTGAGAAGGCAATGGAGAATGCCGAAGAAGGGGAGCTATCAGTGGATAGTCAGGATATTCAGTCACTGGAGACTGGCAACCAGAAAAGAAAAGCAGTTAGTCCCCCAGGTAGACATTTCAGTGCGAAGGATGTGTATGACTTACCACATTATCATGCATCTTCCTCGAAGAGCCAGGAGACTTATGATGATTTTCGTCCGTCAGGAAGATTTGATCGTGCTGATAGGGATCATAAGAAGCTCAGACAGGAAAATCAGGTATGA
- the LOC135615616 gene encoding cyclin-T1-3-like isoform X2 has product MFLAGKVEETPRPLKDVILVSYEIMHKKDPAAVQRIKQREVYEQQKELILLGERLVLATLGFDLNVQHPYKPLVEAIKKFKIAQNALAQVAWNFVNDGLRTSLCLQFKPHHIAAGAIFLAAKFLKVKLPSDGEKVWWQEFDVTPRQLEEISNQMLELYEQNRPAPTAHGNETEGSSASGANHRAPAKAPVELEEPTTQSGYSQVSKNATLQSTGPASSSTLSLPEQFHSDKLSGNRSVLHADGNEHARHEPRPGTSDNKVEGKDWWHHELVNNPETTGSRSHYGPEQEVEELAIPATDGMAETKERIPVYNEGSKVHSPMMAAMKKIDKDKVKAALEKRRKSRADIAKKVDLLDEDDLIERELEHGVELAVEDERNKLKSHSWSKPTYRQEPDHIIENGYHGAEKAMENAEEGELSVDSQDIQSLETGNQKRKAVSPPGRHFSAKDVYDLPHYHASSSKSQETYDDFRPSGRFDRADRDHKKLRQENQV; this is encoded by the exons ATGTTTTTGGCGGGAAAGGTGGAAGAAACTCCTCGACCATTGAAGGACGTCATTCTCGTTTCTTATGAGATTATGCATAAAAAGGATCCTGCTGCAGTCCAAAGAATCAAACAGAGG GAAGTATATGAACAGCAGAAAGAACTGATTTTACTTGGGGAACGGTTGGTACTTGCAACTCTTGGTTTTGACTTAAATGTGCAGCATCCATACAAGCCTCTTGTTGAAGCAATAAAGAAGTTTAAGATAGCTCAAAATGCCCTTGCACAAGTTGCTTGGAATTTTGTCAATGATGG GCTTCGTACTTCACTTTGCCTGCAATTTAAGCCCCATCATATAGCTGCTGGTGCCATCTTCCTGGCTGCCAAGTTTCTAAAAGTAAAGCTTCCTTCAGATGGTGAGAAGGTATGGTGGCAGGAATTTGATGTTACTCCTCGACAGTTGGAAG AGATTAGCAACCAAATGTTGGAACTTTATGAGCAAAACCGTCCGGCACCAACAGCCCATGGAAATGAAACTGAAGGTAGTTCTGCCAGTGGAGCTAATCACCGAGCTCCTGCAAAAGCTCCTGTTGAGCTCGAGGAGCCTACCACACAAAGTGGGTATTCTCAGGTGTCAAAAAATGCTACCCTGCAAAGTACTGGCCCAGCAAGCTCATCTACTCTTTCTCTGCCTGAACAATTTCACTCGGATAAGCTTAGTGGGAACCGCAGTGTTTTGCATGCTGATGGTAATGAACATGCACGGCATGAGCCTAGACCTGGAACTTCTGATAATAAAGTGGAAGGAAAGGATTGGTGGCATCATGAACTAGTGAACAATCCAGAAACCACTGGCAGCAGATCACATTATGGGCCCGAACAAGAAGTAGAAGAGCTTGCAATTCCTGCAACAGATGGCATGGCTGAAACAAAAGAAAGGATTCCTGTCTATAATGAAGGTTCTAAAGTTCACTCTCCCATGATGGCTGCTATGAAAAAGATCGACAAGGACAAGGTGAAGGCTGCTTTGGAGAAAAGGAGAAAATCTCGAGCTGATATTGCCAAAAAAGTGGATCTGTTGGATGAAGATGACCTCATTGAGAGGGAGTTGGAACATGGTGTTGAATTGGCAGTTGAGGATGAGAGAAACAAACTGAAGAGTCATAGCTGGTCCAAACCTACTTACCGACAGGAACCAGACCATATAATTGAGAATGGCTACCATGGGGCTGAGAAGGCAATGGAGAATGCCGAAGAAGGGGAGCTATCAGTGGATAGTCAGGATATTCAGTCACTGGAGACTGGCAACCAGAAAAGAAAAGCAGTTAGTCCCCCAGGTAGACATTTCAGTGCGAAGGATGTGTATGACTTACCACATTATCATGCATCTTCCTCGAAGAGCCAGGAGACTTATGATGATTTTCGTCCGTCAGGAAGATTTGATCGTGCTGATAGGGATCATAAGAAGCTCAGACAGGAAAATCAGGTATGA
- the LOC103989466 gene encoding endo-1,4-beta-xylanase 1: MADSRSELYSEVLNMRLGGGEGGDDENIILNPAFDDGLNNWSGRGCKIALHDSMSDGKILPLNGGKYFASATGRTQSWNGIEQEITGRVERKLAYEVAATVRVLGGSTTTADVRVNLYLQGANGRDQYIGVAKSQASDKDWVQLQGKFLLNGAASRAVIFIEGPPAGTDLLLNSLVVKHAAKRPPPSPPDFQNVVHGVNIIQNSNLVDGSDGLDGWFPLGSCKLTVTSNGAPHVLPPMAKESLGTREPLNGRYIIVTSRTQTWMGAAQAIADKLHLHATYQVSAWVRVGPQRSGPQNIGVSLSVDGKWTSGGQVEAKDGRWYEIGGSFRIEKQPSRVIVSVQGPASGVDLMVAGLQIFPVDRTKRFKRLKKLTDKVRKRDVVLNISGSGVDAAAGSSVRVTQIKNSFPLGSCITRTNMDNEDFVDFFVNNFNWAVFGNELKWYWTEPQKGSLNYADADELLELCRKNGMEARGHCIFWEVESTVQNWVRSLNKEDLSMAVQNRINGLLTRYKDQFRHYDVNNEMLHGSFYRDRLGEDIRSYMFKTANQLDPSATLFVNDYNVEGAADTRASPEMYMKQILGLQEQAAPVGGIGLQGHVTTPVGPVVSSALDKLSVLGLPIWFTELDAPASNEYVRADDLEVMLREAFAHPSVEGIMLWGFWELFMFRNNSHLVNAEGDLNEAGKRFLMLKQEWLSHASGKADDQGEFKFRGFHGTYSVDIITPNEEKLSQTFTVAEGDSALVVNINP, encoded by the exons ATGGCTGATTCCCGCAGTGAACTGTACTCCGAG GTGTTGAACATGAGattgggaggaggagaaggaggagatgATGAGAACATTATACTCAATCCTGCCTTCGACGATGGCCTAAACAACTGGTCCGGAAGAGGATGCAAGATCGCGCTCCACGACTCCATGAGCGATGGGAAAATTCTGCCGCTGAACGGTGGGAAGTACTTCGCCTCGGCCACCGGACGCACGCAAAGCTGGAACGGGATTGAGCAGGAAATCACCGGCAGGGTGGAGCGGAAGCTCGCTTACGAGGTCGCCGCCACCGTCAGAGTCCTCGGTGGCTCGACTACTACGGCCGATGTGAGGGTGAATCTCTACCTTCAAGGGGCAAATGGCCGCGATCAGTACATCGGCGTTGCCAA ATCGCAAGCGTCAGATAAGGATTGGGTGCAACTGCAAGGCAAGTTTCTATTGAACGGTGCTGCCTCCAGAGCTGTCATATTCATCGAAGGACCACCTGCAGGTACTGATCTTCTTCTCAACAGCTTAGTAGTTAAACATGCGGCGAAGAGGCCACCACCATCTCCTCCAGATTTCCAG AATGTTGTTCATGGAGTAAACATAATCCAGAACAGCAATCTGGTGGATGGTTCCGATGGCCTAGATGGGTGGTTTCCTCTCGGTTCCTGTAAACTGACCGTCACCAGCAATGGCGCGCCTCATGTGCTTCCTCCCATGGCAAAAGAGTCACTCGGAACACGGGAGCCTTTGAATGGTCGATACATTATCGTCACGAGCCGCACGCAGACATGGATGGGTGCAGCTCAGGCCATTGCTGACAAGCTGCATCTGCACGCGACATATCAAGTTTCGGCCTGGGTTCGTGTCGGCCCTCAGCGGAGTGGCCCTCAGAACATCGGTGTCTCCCTCAGCGTCGATGGCAAGTGGACCAGCGGAGGCCAAGTTGAAGCTAAAGATGGGAGATGGTATGAAATCGGAGGATCATTCAGAATCGAGAAGCAGCCATCAAGAGTCATAGTCTCTGTTCAAGGCCCTGCTTCCGGAGTCGATCTAATGGTTGCAGGGCTTCAGATCTTTCCTGTTGACAGGACAAAAAGATTTAAGCGTCTCAAGAAATTAACTGATAAG GTAAGAAAGAGGGACGTGGTTCTGAATATTTCGGGCTCCGGTGTTGATGCTGCGGCTGGATCATCCGTGCGAGTGACACAAATCAAGAACAGCTTCCCTTTGGGATCATGCATCACGCGCACCAACATGGACAACGAGGACTTCGTCGACTTCTTCGTCAACAACTTCAACTGGGCGGTGTTCGGGAACGAGCTCAAGTGGTACTGGACGGAGCCGCAGAAAGGAAGTCTGAACTACGCCGACGCCGACGAGCTGTTGGAGCTGTGCAGGAAGAACGGCATGGAGGCCAGGGGACACTGCATCTTCTGGGAAGTGGAGAGCACGGTGCAGAACTGGGTTCGGTCCCTGAACAAGGAGGACCTCTCCATGGCCGTTCAGAACCGGATCAATGGCCTCCTTACCAGGTACAAAGACCAGTTCCGGCACTATGATGTCAACAACGAGATGCTTCATGGCTCCTTCTACCGAGATCGGTTGGGAGAAGACATCAGATCATACATGTTCAAGACTGCAAACCAACTGGATCCCTCTGCCACGCTGTTTGTGAACGACTACAACGTGGAGGGAGCTGCCGATACCAGAGCGTCCCCGGAGATGTACATGAAGCAAATACTTGGCCTCCAAGAACAAGCTGCTCCAGTCGGAGGAATTGGATTACAGGGACATGTCACCACTCCAGTTGGGCCAGTTGTGTCTTCTGCGCTGGACAAGCTGAGTGTACTCGGGCTTCCGATCTGGTTCACCGAACTGGACGCACCGGCGTCGAACGAGTACGTTCGAGCCGACGACCTGGAAGTGATGCTTCGCGAGGCCTTCGCGCACCCTTCGGTGGAGGGGATCATGCTGTGGGGATTCTGGGAGCTGTTCATGTTCCGCAATAATTCGCACTTGGTGAATGCTGAAGGTGATCTCAATGAAGCTGGGAAGAGGTTCCTGATGCTGAAGCAGGAGTGGCTGTCACATGCCAGCGGGAAAGCGGACGATCAAGGAGAGTTCAAGTTCAGAGGATTTCATGGCACTTACAGTGTTGATATCATAACTCCTAACGAGGAGAAGCTCTCTCAGACATTCACGGTTGCAGAGGGGGATTCTGCTCTTGTCGTCAACataaatccatag
- the LOC103989465 gene encoding E3 ubiquitin-protein ligase RSL1, producing the protein MLQKLSAGRMNGFEGGLFDDSDVEDEFQSCYTEDDEWQDSEESLAEGSKDDLDEFSLRMFFKGVSASEGHGKGSGVSGIGVVMERSPGVPLIQVQKKLDFHVDELVAEHLALMDGLLAALQNGSRRLYAFTDSEDLYYQIAETEILDDQLLIALGHRILELADKLEDFDLQLVSSFELERPLCLAKEAIGDWSVDNCPICGEEKPSSKMIKMNCFHKVCSDCMVIYVEHKLRTSQVPIRCPQVMCKNIISTSECKSFLPVATYVMLERFSMEADTDNGDRIFCPFRNCSGLLNPVYYLSSRASSSAQSDINRIECPECHRDICIGCQVPWHSLMTCVEYQNLPAAERDAEDNRLHHLEQNTRRRRCQQCSRMIVLTDGGYHMTCRCGQEFCCSCGAEYRNGIQTCHCAFWGENILEPSATPSDQESERWTWESFESLPAVMDQYSEQERAQLAMIQRFLAGGFGPSDHHLPPSRSPPPCSDSYMDTMKDLHQLPWLERFVSVISDSYHEDFLQ; encoded by the exons ATGCTACAGAAATTGAGTGCGGGAAGAATGAATGGATTTGAAGGTGGATTGTTTGATGATTCTGATGTAGAAGATGAATTCCAAAGCTGTTACACAGAAGATGACGAGTGGCAGGACTCGGAAGAATCTTTGGCCGAAGGGTCTAAAGATGATCTTGATGAATTCTCGTTAAGAATGTTCTTCAAGGGTGTATCTGCCTCAGAGGGTCATGGTAAAGGATCTGGAGTTTCTGGAATCGGAGTAGTAATGGAAAGGTCTCCTGGGGTTCCCTTGATTCAAGTGCAGAAGAAGCTCGATTTTCATGTAGATGAATTGGTGGCGGAGCACTTGGCATTAATGGATGGTCTTTTGGCAGCTCTCCAGAATGGTTCTCGAAGGCTCTATGCATTCACGGACTCAGAGGACCTCTATTATCAA ATTGCAGAAACAGAAATACTTGATGACCAGCTTTTGATAGCTCTAGGGCACAGAATTTTAGAACTTGCTGATaagctagaagactttgattTGCAACTTGTTTCTAGTTTTGAACTAGAGAGGCCATTGTGCTTGGCCAAAGAAGCAATTGGTGACTGGTCAGTTGACAATTGTCCTATTTGCGGCGAGGAGAAGCCAAGTTCCAAAATGATAAAGATGAATTGTTTCCACAAAGTTTGTTCTGATTGCATGGTCATATATGTGGAACACAAATTAAGGACCTCACAGGTCCCTATAAGGTGCCCACAAGTTATgtgcaaaaatattatttcaactAGTGAATGCAAGTCCTTTCTTCCAGTTGCCACTTACGTTATGCTAGAGAGATTTTCAATGGAGGCTGATACTGATAATGGAGATAGAATCTTTTGCCCTTTTCGTAACTGTTCAGGGTTGCTGAATCCTGTCTATTATTTGTCCTCTAGAGCAAGCTCATCAGCACAGTCAGACATCAACCGAATTGAGTGCCCAGAATGTCACAGAGATATATGTATTGGCTGTCAAGTACCATGGCATTCTTTAATGACATGTGTAGAATATCAGAACCTACCTGCAGCAGAGAGAGATGCAGAGGATAACAGGTTACATCACTTGGAACAAAATACTCGGCGTAGACGCTGCCAGCAGTGCAGTCGAATGATTGTGCTCACTGATGGGGGCTACCACATGACCTGCCG GTGTGGGCAGGAATTCTGCTGCTCCTGTGGTGCTGAATATAGGAATGGGATTCAGACATGTCATTGTGCCTTTTGGGGTGAGAACATCCTGGAACCCTCTGCAACACCTTCTGACCAAGAATCGGAACGGTGGACATGGGAGTCTTTTGAATCTCTGCCGGCAGTTATGGACCAGTATTCTGAGCAAGAAAGAGCACAACTGGCTATGATACAAAGGTTTCTTGCTGGAGGATTTGGCCCGAGTGACCACCACCTTCCCCCTTCCCGGTCACCCCCTCCATGTTCTGACTCGTACATGGATACCATGAAAGACCTTCACCAGCTCCCTTGGCTCGAGAGGTTTGTATCTGTGATTAGCGATAGCTACCACGAGGATTTTCTCCAGTGA